The genomic window GACTGAAATACGGACCTTCCAAATGAAGACCGATAAGTTTTGCTCCGTCAAACTCCATTTGTTTAACCTGATTAAAAATCTCAAAGGTGTTAAGCAATTCTTCATTTGTACTGGTTAAGGTAGTTGGTAAAAGCGCAGTTGTTCCGTGTTTTGCATGGGTTGTTGCTGCTGTTATATAAGCATCAACTGTTCCATCCATAAAGTCTGCTCCGCCGCCACCGTGACAGTGGATATCTACAAAACCAGGGGCGATATATTTACCGCATACATCTATTTTTTCTCCGTCAAAAGATGATGGGTTAAAATCAACTCCCACTTGTGTAATTTTACCATTCTCAAAAACAACATAACCATTATCGATTATTCTTTCTGAGGTAATAACCTTGCCGTTATATAAACATTTTTTACCCATTTAGTTTACTCCTATTTAATTAGTTCGCAAAGCTCAACTTCTCTGTCTTCATCAAGTGATTTTTTAATAGCGTTAAGAACATATACAGGTTTAACCAAATCGTCAAATGATAAAGGCATTTTCTTAGTTTTAAGCATTTCAACAAATTTAGCAAAACCAAGTCTGTAAATGAAAGAAATATCAACTTCTACATTACATGCTTTATCAAGACCGTAAACAGTAATATGGAATGAAGGACAAAGATTATTAAACGCTAAAGATACCATTCTGTCTTCATACTTAACGATTACAAGAGAGTTTTTAGGTGCAACAGTTTTTGCTGTAACACTCTTTACATCGTAACCGAAAACTGAAAGCATCATTTCAATTAAGTGTGAACCGTAGAAGAATATTCCACCGTATTCACTTTCCAAATCTCCAGGGAAGTTAATACATCCACCAGAAACTGCACCTAATCTGCCTGATTCTACTTTAT from Clostridia bacterium includes these protein-coding regions:
- a CDS encoding Gfo/Idh/MocA family oxidoreductase, with the protein product MFRVGILGSDNSHAQHFATLCNVEKAYGDDVRIECIYGRDDDPAHTKEVAEIGKIPYIAKDPKEFLGKVDAVMVVYRRGALHVPEILPFIEAGLPVWLDKPVCESLEDIEILREAVERNNTLITGGSTLKYNYEILTLKDKVESGRLGAVSGGCINFPGDLESEYGGIFFYGSHLIEMMLSVFGYDVKSVTAKTVAPKNSLVIVKYEDRMVSLAFNNLCPSFHITVYGLDKACNVEVDISFIYRLGFAKFVEMLKTKKMPLSFDDLVKPVYVLNAIKKSLDEDREVELCELIK